From Primulina huaijiensis isolate GDHJ02 chromosome 15, ASM1229523v2, whole genome shotgun sequence, one genomic window encodes:
- the LOC140960108 gene encoding D-cysteine desulfhydrase 1, mitochondrial, which translates to MMDSVPKSQEPRFEFLTKKPYLPPSWASHLNPIPSHVFSLGHFPTPIHQWKLPNLPKNTEVYIKRDDLSGMQLSGNKVRKLEFLLADAVAQGADCIITIGGIQSNHCRATAVAAKYLNLDCYLILRTSKVLVDKDPGLSGNLLVERLVGAHIDLVSKEEYAEVGSVALTSVLKEKLLNEGRKPYVIPVGGSNSLGTWGYIEAIKEIKEQCGKGNGETVFDYIVVACGSGGTIAGLSVGCLLSDLGAKVIAYCVCDDPDYFYDYSQGLLDGLQAGVSSRDIVRIQNAKGLGYAMSSAEELKFASDIAAATGVVLDPVYSGKAAYGMMKEMAEEPEKWEGRKILFIHTGGLLGLFDKADEMAWVVGKWRRMDIHASVPRKEGTGKMF; encoded by the exons ATGATGGATTCTGTTCCCAAATCTCAGGAGCCCAGGTTTGAATTCCTCACCAAGAAGCCGTATCTTCCGCCGTCGTGGGCATCACACCTCAATCCCATTCCTTCTCACGTCTTTTCACTCGGTCAC TTTCCGACTCCAATTCACCAATGGAAGCTTCCTAATTTGCCCAAGAATACCGAGGTTTATATCAAG CGTGATGATCTCTCGGGAATGCAACTAAGTGGTAACAAGGTAAGGAAACTTGAATTCTTGTTGGCAGATGCAGTGGCACAGGGTGCAGATTGTATCATAACTATTGGAGGTATACAAAGCAATCATTGCCGCGCCACTGCCGTAGCAGCCAAATATTTGAATCTTGATTGTTATCTGATACTGCGCACATCAAAG GTTCTCGTGGACAAAGATCCTGGATTGAGTGGAAACCTCTTGGTTGAACGTTTGGTTGGAGCACATATCGATCTTGTTTCGAAAGAAGAATATGCAGAAGTTGGGAGTGTA gCACTTACCAGtgtattaaaagaaaaactgtTGAATGAAGGGAGAAAACCATATGTGATACCTGTTGGAGGATCCAATTCATTAGGAACCTG GGGCTACATTGAAGCAATCAAAGAGATCAAAGAACAATGTGGGAAAGGGAATGGTGAAACAGTATTTGATTATATTGTTGTTGCATGTGGGAG TGGGGGCACAATTGCGGGCTTGTCTGTTGGATGTTTGCTTAGTGATCTGGGAGCTAAA GTTATCGCATATTGTGTCTGTGATGATCCAGATTACTTCTATGATTATTCCCAAGGCCTCCTTGATGGACTTCAAGCTGGTGTTAGTTCACGTGATATAGTTCGAATTCAAAAT GCCAAGGGTCTTGGTTATGCTATGAGCTCAGCCGAGGAGCTGAAATTTGCAAGTGATATTGCTGCAGCCACTGGCGTTGTCCTCGATCCTGTATACAG TGGAAAAGCAGCATATGGGATGATGAAAGAAATGGCTGAGGAACCAGAAAAGTGGGAAGGAAGAAAAATTCTCTTCATACACACTGGTGGGCTATTGGGTCTGTTTGATAAAGCCGACGAGATGGCTTGGGTAGTCGGAAAGTGGCGTAGGATGGATATTCATGCTTCGGTCCCACGGAAGGAAGGCACTGGTAAAATGTTCTGA